In the Sandaracinus amylolyticus genome, GCGCCGCACCCGCACCCGGCGCGAACAGCGCGTAGCCGCCCCACAGCGCGACGTGCGGATCGGGTCTCCACCGCACCTCCACGTCGAGCTCGGTGCCGAGGAAGCGCTCGTCGTTGCTCGCGTCCTGCGCGATCGTGCGGCCCGTCGCGTCGCTCCATCGCGCGCCCGGCTCCGCGAGCGCGAGCAGGTGCACGTCGGCCCACACCTCGAGGCTCGTCCCTCGCGGCGCGATCCCCGCGCGCACGAACCCGTGCGCCTGGTTGCGCAGCCCGATCAGATCGGCGCTGCCATAGCGCGCGTGGTTGGTCGGATGGAAGTTGTCGAGCTCCGCGAGGTCCGCGCCCGCGCCCGAGCCGTAGCTCGCGCCGCCGCCGATCGACGGTGCGAGCGCGACGTCGTCGAAGCGGTAGTGCACCTCGCCCACCGCCGCGAGCGCGACGTGATCGCGGTCCATCACGCGGCCGACCTGCGCGACGAGCTCGAGCTCGCAACGCAGCGGGCCTCGCCCTTCGCTCTCGAGCCGCACGCCGGGCGAGACGATGTCGCGCTGTCGATCGAGGTACGCGCCCATCTGCATCGGGTCCGTGATCGTGCTCGGCACCTCGGTCGGCCCGTCGTGGCGATAGAGCGCGTACACACCGAGCCGTCCCACCGGCGCGAGCACGAAGCTCGCGCTGGTGCCTGCGAGCCAGTCGCCCTCGCTCTGCGCGCTCTCGCCGGTGCGCGCGTCGAAGATCGCGCGCACCGTGCGCACCCACGCGCCGAACGCGTCGAGCGTCACGATGCCCTCGCTCCATCGGCCGCGCACTGCGTCGAACGAGCGCGCCGCGCTGGTCCAGTTGAGCGAGCCGACGAAGCGCTGACTGCCCCAGTCGATCTCCTGACGACCGACGCGCACGAAGGTCTGCTCGCCGCCGATCTGCAGGAAGCCCTGGTGCACTTCGGTCGTCGCGCCGGTGCTCGCGGTGGGCTCGACCACACCGAAGTCGCGCGCGTCCTGGAATTGCAGGAGCACGCGCACGTCCCGGAACCGCGCATCCATGCCGAGCCGGTTGCGCATCGTGACGAAGTAGAGATCGTCGCGACCGATCAGCGGATCGATGCGCAGCTCGGCGCGCGCGCGCGACTCGAGCTGCGGCCGGAGCTCGAGCTCGCCGACCTGGATCACGCCGGGCGGCGGCGCGGCGATCACCGGAGCGGGCGGCTCGGTCTCGGTCGTGGTGTCTTGGTCCTGGGCGCGCGCGGACGGTGGCAGGCTCGCGAGCGCGAGCGCCATCGCCGCGAGCGCTGCATGGCGCAGCGTCGTCACGGTCGTCTCTCCTGTGCGTGGGGCGCGTGGCTCAGGAAGGACCGGGCTCGGCCGCGCGCGTGAGCGCCGCCGTGGTCTCTCCGATGTCGCGGCCCGTTCCTTCGAGCTGGTGCACGACGCGTCCCTCGCGATCGAGCACCGTGTAGAGCGCGGCGTGCGCGAAGCTCCCGTCGGGCAGCCGCCGGTACGTCATGCCGAGCGTCGACGCGAGCGCGCGGATCGAGCCCTCGTCACCGCCGATCAGCTGCCACGTGTCGGGCATGCCGCGCTGGATCGCGAGGCCGCGCAGCCGCTCCGGTGTGTCGCGCGCCGGGTCGATCGTCACCAGCACCACGTTCGTCTCGGCGCGCGCCGGCTCGGGCAGCGCAGCGACGATGCGATGCACGTCGGCGACGATCAGCGGGCACATCGTCGTGCATCCGCCATAGAAGAACGTGACGAGCGCCGGTCG is a window encoding:
- a CDS encoding SCO family protein → MRRATTIVLALALGACGQSHDEHAHDHAAHQGAPMAAERPTLDGASLYQLDPDLTLRDAQDAPFALASLRGRPALVTFFYGGCTTMCPLIVADVHRIVAALPEPARAETNVVLVTIDPARDTPERLRGLAIQRGMPDTWQLIGGDEGSIRALASTLGMTYRRLPDGSFAHAALYTVLDREGRVVHQLEGTGRDIGETTAALTRAAEPGPS
- a CDS encoding alginate export family protein, with protein sequence MTTLRHAALAAMALALASLPPSARAQDQDTTTETEPPAPVIAAPPPGVIQVGELELRPQLESRARAELRIDPLIGRDDLYFVTMRNRLGMDARFRDVRVLLQFQDARDFGVVEPTASTGATTEVHQGFLQIGGEQTFVRVGRQEIDWGSQRFVGSLNWTSAARSFDAVRGRWSEGIVTLDAFGAWVRTVRAIFDARTGESAQSEGDWLAGTSASFVLAPVGRLGVYALYRHDGPTEVPSTITDPMQMGAYLDRQRDIVSPGVRLESEGRGPLRCELELVAQVGRVMDRDHVALAAVGEVHYRFDDVALAPSIGGGASYGSGAGADLAELDNFHPTNHARYGSADLIGLRNQAHGFVRAGIAPRGTSLEVWADVHLLALAEPGARWSDATGRTIAQDASNDERFLGTELDVEVRWRPDPHVALWGGYALFAPGAGAARLGREQVTHWAYLMLGVTLP